ACGAGGCATTTGTGCACCTGCCTTCTTTCGTTGATCCTGCGGCCATCCGCACGGCGATGCTTAAGCAATTGGGCCTGCCCGTATCTGTTGGTATTGGCCCGACAAAAACACTGTCCAAAGCCGCAAACTACATTGCTAAAAAAGACGCGCGCCGGCAAGGAGTTTACGCACCAGATGATACCGAATGGGATAACGTATTGGCACACATCCCCATAAAACAGGTATGGGGCATTGGATACCGTTGGGCGCGGCGCATGACACAGCTCAACATCAAAACGGCCCGTGATCTACGAGACAAAGAGCCCACCCTCATCAAGAAAAAGTTTAACGTAGTGGCTGAACGCATTGTGCGCGAACTGTGTGGCACCCAATGCATTGAGCTCGATGACATTGCGCAAGACAGAAAGAATGCAGCCTGCACGCGCTCCTTCGGGCAGCCACTTACGGATCTTGCAGACATCCGCAAAGCCATTGCCTTTTTTTGTAGCACACTGGGTACCCGCATCAGAGATGATGGACAGTTGACCACGCATGTTTCTGTTTTCCTGTCGACCGGCCGCTTTAGCAAAGGTGAACGGCTTCATCGGACCCATTCCGCGCTCCTCCCCGAGCCAACAGATAACACACAGCTCCTGGCCCAATATGCCTATGCTTCGCTGGACACGTTGTTCAGACCCGGATTACGGTATAAACAAGCCGGTGTCTTTCTGTCCGGACTCATCGACAACAATGCCCAACAATTTGATCTATTTGTCAACCGCAATCATGAACGCGAAACGTCCCTCATGCAGGCCCTCGACGCCATTAACTACCGCTATGGGCGCGGGAAAGTAAAAATAGCTGCTGAAGGCACAGACCCTTCCTGGGTGATGAAGCAAGCCTGGTTATCCGACAAATACACAACCCGTTGGAACGAGCTCAAGACCGTGATGTAGCCTCTTCTGAGAAACGCGCTTCGCGGGCCCCGAATTCTGAACCTTTCGCCTGCGTGATTTCATCGTACAGCGCCGGCCGCCGGCCACGCATCCAGCGTCGACCAGAGCACAGCGGCAACAACGTCAGATCCAGATCAGCAACAACCATGGCATCTGCCGCTTTCCAGGTCTCTGCCACCGTGCGCCCGTAGCAATCCAGCACCATCGCATTGCCCGTTCGGACTTCATCATCATCCAATCCAACTCCGTTGCTAAACAGGATAAACATGCCGTTGTCGTGTGCACGCGATGGCAACCACCGCATGAGCCACCCCCTGCCCTTGTCACCCCGAAAAGCAGCTTCAATAGCCTCAGGATCCCGCTTGCGATTCTCCCACAACGCCGGCTCAACAACACCCATGGCATGCGGACTCCTCGATGCCGTGCCCCCCGTCTGGTGCGGTGCCATGAGGATGTCTGCCCCGCGCAAAGCAGTAATACGCGCGTTTTCGATGATGTTGTTATCATAACAAATCAACACGCCAACACGCACACCCAGCGGCGTATCAAAGACGGTGTATTCATTTCCGCTACTGATGTGGGAATTGATGAAACAATGGAGCTTGCGGTGTTTTTCGAGCCGGCCATCGGGCATCGCAACCACGTAGGTATTGTAAAAGGCACCGTCGTCATCTTCTTCAACAATACCAGCGCCGATGACCATGTCGTATTGACGCGCCCAGTCCAGCAACTGTACACACGTGTCCCCACCCGGAGCCGGCTCTGCAAGCGCTGCCACGCCGGCCTGGTCAA
This Bacteroidota bacterium DNA region includes the following protein-coding sequences:
- a CDS encoding nitrilase family protein, with the translated sequence MPASIRAATVQFQHRPGDKSYNLSRISHFCSEAAKAHVRLIAFPEMCVSGYWHVRNLDQAGVAALAEPAPGGDTCVQLLDWARQYDMVIGAGIVEEDDDGAFYNTYVVAMPDGRLEKHRKLHCFINSHISSGNEYTVFDTPLGVRVGVLICYDNNIIENARITALRGADILMAPHQTGGTASRSPHAMGVVEPALWENRKRDPEAIEAAFRGDKGRGWLMRWLPSRAHDNGMFILFSNGVGLDDDEVRTGNAMVLDCYGRTVAETWKAADAMVVADLDLTLLPLCSGRRWMRGRRPALYDEITQAKGSEFGAREARFSEEATSRS
- a CDS encoding Y-family DNA polymerase; protein product: MALVDVNNFYVSAERVFDPRLRGRPVIVLSNNDGCVISRSNEAKALGIPMAAPLFKWRDLIQQHNVHVRSSNYELYGDMSDRVYRVLKQFSPDVEKYSIDEAFVHLPSFVDPAAIRTAMLKQLGLPVSVGIGPTKTLSKAANYIAKKDARRQGVYAPDDTEWDNVLAHIPIKQVWGIGYRWARRMTQLNIKTARDLRDKEPTLIKKKFNVVAERIVRELCGTQCIELDDIAQDRKNAACTRSFGQPLTDLADIRKAIAFFCSTLGTRIRDDGQLTTHVSVFLSTGRFSKGERLHRTHSALLPEPTDNTQLLAQYAYASLDTLFRPGLRYKQAGVFLSGLIDNNAQQFDLFVNRNHERETSLMQALDAINYRYGRGKVKIAAEGTDPSWVMKQAWLSDKYTTRWNELKTVM